Proteins from a single region of Alloscardovia omnicolens:
- a CDS encoding prolyl oligopeptidase family serine peptidase — MNELGYSVYNLPGLGSMILAYPVVTMGKYTHKGSRNNFLGKENRDNSELIKMYSVEEQISDMYPPSFVWQCERDNQMPIENTQMLVQKLKEHNVSYEYKTSDSDAHGWGIATGTSAEGWLEEAISFWKNSIKK, encoded by the coding sequence TTGAATGAGCTAGGCTACTCGGTCTATAATCTTCCAGGGCTCGGCTCCATGATCCTGGCCTACCCGGTAGTCACCATGGGGAAGTATACCCACAAAGGCTCAAGGAATAATTTTCTGGGCAAGGAGAATAGGGACAACTCGGAGCTCATAAAGATGTATTCTGTGGAAGAGCAGATTAGCGATATGTATCCGCCCAGCTTTGTATGGCAGTGTGAGCGAGACAACCAGATGCCCATCGAAAACACCCAGATGCTGGTTCAGAAGTTGAAAGAGCACAATGTATCGTACGAGTATAAAACCTCTGACAGCGACGCCCATGGCTGGGGAATCGCTACAGGGACGAGCGCGGAGGGCTGGCTGGAGGAAGCCATTTCCTTCTGGAAGAACAGCATAAAAAAGTGA
- a CDS encoding alpha-L-rhamnosidase C-terminal domain-containing protein produces the protein MPSLTNPSPFAKRSFQSEYGTIVCNWKKEVGQMFYHVEIPRNTTATIILPDGTEQEVGSGVYVFVAKLH, from the coding sequence ATCCCCAGCCTGACGAATCCCTCACCTTTTGCGAAGCGCAGCTTTCAAAGCGAGTACGGTACCATCGTATGCAACTGGAAAAAGGAAGTGGGACAGATGTTCTATCATGTGGAGATCCCTCGCAATACGACAGCCACCATCATTCTTCCCGACGGCACAGAGCAGGAAGTCGGCAGCGGCGTATATGTTTTTGTAGCCAAACTTCACTGA
- a CDS encoding zinc ribbon domain-containing protein: MSRMLCPKCGTKISDKATKCPYCGFQSADSKRPISEQDKYEMVPIFEFDIEEWQPNRGELSIISYEDNKSLIQYFGKWENIKVKLPAIAEVIGAMVGKEYIMVAKMDTYVKDLIDKGIYRFTIDKQGEILPTIRDADGFVKQVRLEDMALTPNLTQSLNNLSTHAVMVQILDEIEYIGEAIREIHVELQNDRLAMAEGARDKLMQSRLIQDAKLREAAMLDVIHSATDAKRVLMRNFAQSMHHITEHAQKPDFQMILDFKGEKDVSRKAIDAFQALVYITNTVQTECVGYAMLGEYEPCKECLEEFKSFIVENKLNERDTLLLLNENSSQKRIEVVDQFTDIAARITAFEAKAQIDYSVHNLLTAETEHIGGDSDKQ, encoded by the coding sequence ATGAGTAGAATGCTTTGCCCGAAATGCGGGACAAAAATATCAGATAAAGCTACCAAGTGTCCGTATTGTGGATTTCAAAGTGCCGATTCGAAGAGGCCAATCAGTGAGCAGGACAAATACGAGATGGTTCCGATCTTTGAATTTGATATTGAAGAGTGGCAACCGAATCGTGGAGAGCTGAGCATTATCTCATATGAAGATAATAAAAGTCTTATTCAGTATTTTGGTAAGTGGGAAAATATCAAGGTAAAGCTTCCTGCAATTGCAGAAGTAATAGGAGCTATGGTAGGCAAGGAGTACATCATGGTTGCTAAGATGGATACCTATGTGAAGGATTTAATAGATAAGGGAATCTATCGATTCACCATTGATAAGCAGGGAGAAATACTTCCAACAATTCGTGATGCAGATGGATTTGTTAAACAGGTAAGACTTGAGGACATGGCCTTGACACCTAATCTCACGCAGTCTTTAAACAATTTATCGACTCACGCGGTAATGGTTCAGATTCTTGATGAAATAGAATATATCGGTGAAGCAATAAGAGAGATCCATGTAGAGCTTCAGAATGATCGTCTTGCTATGGCAGAAGGTGCAAGGGATAAACTAATGCAGTCAAGGCTGATTCAGGATGCAAAGTTGAGAGAAGCGGCAATGCTGGATGTTATACATAGTGCGACAGATGCAAAGCGAGTATTGATGCGGAACTTTGCCCAGAGTATGCATCATATCACCGAACATGCCCAGAAGCCGGATTTTCAAATGATACTTGATTTTAAAGGAGAAAAAGACGTCAGTAGGAAGGCAATTGACGCATTTCAGGCACTTGTTTACATTACTAACACTGTGCAGACCGAGTGTGTAGGATACGCTATGCTGGGAGAATATGAACCATGCAAGGAATGCTTAGAGGAATTCAAATCATTCATTGTGGAAAATAAACTTAATGAGCGAGATACATTATTGTTGCTCAATGAGAATTCTTCTCAGAAGCGGATCGAAGTAGTTGATCAATTTACTGATATTGCAGCGAGGATTACAGCCTTTGAAGCGAAAGCACAAATTGACTATTCAGTACATAATCTGTTGACCGCAGAAACAGAACATATCGGAGGTGATTCTGATAAGCAATAA